One stretch of Streptomyces hygroscopicus DNA includes these proteins:
- a CDS encoding alanine racemase — protein sequence MRARAVVDLAALRANVRALRDAAPTAELMTVVKSDAYGHGMIPCARAARKAGASWLGTATPEEALGLRAAGDTGRLMCWLWTPGGPWRQAIEADIDVSASGLWALREVVAAARACGRTARLHLKADTGLGRSGCQPADWPDLVDEARAAEAEGAIRVTGLWSHFACADEPGHPSIGAQLSVFREMVAHAEQAGLRPEVRHLANSPATLTVPESHFDLVRTGIATYGISPSPELGTAADFGLRPVMTLSAALASVKRVPGGHGVSYGHRYVTPGETTLALVPVGYGDGIPRHASGTGPVLVAGKWRTIAGTVAMDQFVVDLGGDTAAPGDEAVLFGPGDRGEPTAEDWARAVGSIAYEIVTRISARIPRVYVGEDGGTGN from the coding sequence ATGCGCGCCCGTGCCGTGGTCGATCTGGCCGCCCTACGGGCCAACGTAAGGGCGCTGCGCGACGCGGCGCCCACGGCCGAGCTGATGACCGTGGTCAAGTCGGACGCCTATGGCCACGGCATGATCCCGTGTGCGCGCGCCGCCCGTAAGGCGGGCGCGAGCTGGCTGGGCACGGCCACGCCCGAGGAGGCGCTCGGGCTGCGGGCGGCGGGGGACACGGGCCGGCTGATGTGCTGGCTGTGGACGCCCGGCGGGCCTTGGCGGCAGGCGATCGAGGCGGATATCGACGTTTCGGCCAGCGGGCTGTGGGCGCTGCGCGAGGTCGTCGCGGCGGCCCGCGCGTGCGGCCGTACGGCGCGGCTCCACCTCAAGGCGGACACCGGGCTCGGCCGTAGCGGCTGCCAGCCCGCCGACTGGCCCGACCTGGTCGACGAGGCCCGCGCGGCCGAGGCCGAAGGGGCCATTCGGGTGACGGGGCTGTGGTCCCACTTCGCCTGCGCGGACGAGCCGGGCCATCCGTCCATCGGCGCCCAGCTGTCGGTCTTCCGCGAAATGGTGGCGCACGCCGAACAGGCGGGGCTGCGGCCGGAGGTGCGCCATCTGGCCAACTCCCCGGCGACCCTGACCGTGCCCGAGTCCCACTTCGACCTCGTCCGGACCGGCATCGCCACCTACGGCATCTCCCCGAGCCCCGAACTCGGCACGGCCGCCGACTTCGGCCTGCGGCCGGTGATGACGCTCTCCGCCGCGCTCGCCTCCGTCAAGCGGGTGCCGGGCGGGCACGGCGTCTCCTACGGGCACCGCTATGTGACCCCCGGCGAGACGACCCTCGCGCTGGTGCCCGTCGGATACGGGGACGGCATTCCGCGCCATGCCTCGGGCACCGGGCCGGTGCTGGTAGCGGGAAAGTGGCGGACCATCGCGGGTACGGTCGCCATGGACCAGTTCGTGGTGGACTTGGGCGGGGACACCGCCGCCCCGGGGGACGAGGCGGTGCTGTTCGGTCCGGGTGACCGGGGCGAGCCGACCGCCGAGGACTGGGCACGTGCCGTGGGCTCGATCGCCTATGAGATCGTGACGCGAATCTCGGCCCGGATCCCCCGCGTTTATGTAGGTGAGGACGGGGGCACAGGGAACTGA
- a CDS encoding lipase gives MGDESMAGSTAEMATRVAAGATAVSWRRGAGFAGATIGVLAAGAAAGVALERLTVGRGVRRKARLALDAEGPYGTLRGTPGRAIADDGTELYYEVEEVRENAAAPSPRRKRRFGRRTPTPVTMVFSHGYCLGQDSWHFQRSALREVVRTVYWDQRCHGRSARGCAQADGEAISIDQLGRDLKAVIDAAAPEGPLVLVGHSMGGMTMMALAAQYPDLVRERVIGAAFIGTSAGRLGEVSFGLPVVGVNAVRRVLPGLLKALGWQADLVERGRRATADLFAGLIKRYSFGSKDVDPGVARFAERLIEATPIDVVAEFYPAFIAHDKAAALPHFDGRPVLVLAGDKDLITPMEHSEAIAELLPGAELVILEEAGHLVILEHPEVVNGHLTELLSRAVDGAGDRAKWGVSG, from the coding sequence ATGGGCGACGAGAGCATGGCCGGCAGTACGGCAGAGATGGCGACGAGAGTCGCGGCGGGGGCCACAGCCGTGAGCTGGCGCCGGGGCGCCGGATTCGCGGGAGCCACGATCGGCGTGCTCGCGGCGGGGGCGGCCGCGGGCGTCGCGCTCGAGCGGCTGACGGTCGGCCGCGGCGTACGACGCAAGGCGCGGCTCGCACTGGACGCCGAGGGCCCGTACGGCACCCTGCGCGGCACCCCGGGCAGGGCGATCGCCGACGACGGCACCGAGCTCTACTACGAGGTCGAAGAGGTGCGGGAGAACGCCGCCGCGCCCTCGCCGCGGCGCAAGCGGCGGTTCGGGCGCCGTACCCCCACCCCCGTCACCATGGTCTTCAGCCATGGCTACTGCCTCGGCCAGGACTCCTGGCACTTCCAGCGCTCCGCGCTGCGCGAGGTGGTCCGCACCGTCTACTGGGACCAGCGCTGCCACGGCCGCTCGGCGCGCGGCTGCGCCCAGGCGGACGGCGAGGCGATCAGCATCGACCAGCTCGGCCGCGATCTGAAAGCGGTCATAGACGCGGCCGCGCCCGAGGGCCCGCTGGTGCTGGTCGGCCACTCCATGGGCGGGATGACGATGATGGCGCTCGCCGCGCAGTACCCCGACCTGGTGCGCGAGCGCGTGATCGGCGCGGCCTTCATCGGCACCTCGGCGGGCCGGCTGGGCGAGGTCAGCTTCGGCCTCCCGGTGGTCGGGGTGAACGCGGTGCGGCGGGTGCTGCCGGGGCTGCTCAAGGCGCTGGGCTGGCAGGCCGACCTGGTCGAGCGGGGGCGGCGGGCGACCGCCGATCTCTTCGCGGGGCTGATCAAGCGCTATTCGTTCGGCTCGAAGGACGTGGACCCGGGGGTCGCGCGGTTCGCCGAGCGGCTGATCGAGGCGACGCCGATCGATGTGGTGGCGGAGTTCTACCCGGCGTTCATCGCCCACGACAAGGCGGCCGCGCTGCCGCACTTCGACGGGCGGCCGGTGCTGGTGCTCGCGGGCGACAAGGACCTGATCACCCCGATGGAACACAGCGAGGCGATCGCGGAGCTGCTTCCCGGGGCTGAGCTGGTGATCCTCGAAGAGGCCGGGCATCTGGTGATCCTCGAGCATCCCGAGGTGGTCAACGGCCACCTGACCGAGCTGCTCTCACGGGCCGTGGACGGGGCGGGCGACCGGGCGAAGTGGGGCGTGTCGGGCTGA
- a CDS encoding peptidase M22 gives MLLLALDTATPAVTVALHDGSAVIAESSDVDARRHGELLLPAVHRTLKEAGTELAAVTEIVVGAGPGPYTGLRVGLVTAATFGSALGVPVHGLCTLDGIAYAAGLAGLDGPFVVATDARRKEVYWARYDDARTRVTEPAVDHPADLAERVAGLPAVGAGALLYPASFADVPPGMPEYQSAGALASLAAEKLARGEELPPPRPLYLRRPDAKVPANYKVVTPK, from the coding sequence GTGCTGTTGCTCGCTCTTGATACCGCCACCCCCGCCGTGACCGTCGCCCTGCACGACGGCTCCGCAGTGATCGCCGAGTCCTCGGACGTGGACGCCCGGCGCCACGGCGAGCTGCTGCTGCCCGCCGTGCACCGGACGCTGAAAGAGGCGGGCACCGAGCTGGCCGCGGTGACGGAGATCGTCGTCGGGGCGGGCCCCGGCCCGTACACCGGACTGCGCGTGGGCCTGGTGACCGCGGCCACCTTCGGGTCGGCCCTCGGCGTCCCCGTCCACGGGCTGTGCACCCTGGACGGGATCGCGTACGCCGCCGGGCTGGCCGGTCTGGACGGCCCCTTCGTCGTGGCCACGGACGCGCGGCGCAAGGAGGTCTACTGGGCGCGCTACGACGACGCCCGGACCCGCGTCACCGAGCCCGCCGTCGACCACCCCGCCGATCTCGCCGAGCGGGTCGCCGGGCTGCCCGCGGTCGGCGCGGGCGCGCTGCTCTACCCGGCGTCCTTCGCCGACGTACCGCCCGGGATGCCGGAGTACCAGTCGGCCGGGGCGCTCGCCTCGCTCGCCGCCGAGAAGCTGGCGCGCGGCGAGGAGCTGCCGCCGCCCCGGCCCCTGTATCTGCGCCGGCCCGACGCCAAGGTGCCCGCCAACTACAAGGTGGTCACCCCGAAGTGA
- a CDS encoding ribosomal-protein-alanine acetyltransferase, translated as MSGATVTLREMRWWDLDRVMELEEELFPEDAWSRGMFWSELAHARGRDATRHYVVAESGPRLVGYAGLAVFDRTGDVQTIASARDHWGTGLGARLLTDLLTAATAFECREVLLEVRVDNARAQRLYERFGFEPIGIRRGYYQPGNVDALVMRLSDPAAPGVTTGGIATAADGDAGVSPESGVSPEAGVPTETSAPVDAGASTETSASTETSVSTAKTANTANSANTANPATSVQGTETHG; from the coding sequence GTGAGCGGCGCGACCGTGACGCTGCGCGAGATGCGCTGGTGGGACCTGGACCGGGTGATGGAGCTCGAAGAGGAGCTGTTCCCCGAGGACGCCTGGTCGCGGGGGATGTTCTGGTCCGAGCTGGCCCACGCCAGGGGCCGGGACGCGACCCGGCACTACGTGGTGGCGGAGAGCGGGCCCCGGCTGGTCGGATACGCCGGGCTCGCCGTCTTCGACCGCACCGGCGACGTCCAGACCATCGCCTCCGCCCGCGACCACTGGGGCACCGGCCTCGGCGCCCGCCTCCTCACCGACCTCCTTACGGCCGCCACCGCCTTCGAATGCCGTGAGGTGCTGCTGGAGGTGCGGGTCGACAATGCCCGCGCGCAGCGGCTGTACGAGCGCTTCGGCTTCGAGCCGATCGGCATACGCAGGGGCTACTACCAGCCCGGCAATGTGGACGCACTGGTCATGCGGCTGTCCGACCCGGCGGCGCCGGGTGTGACGACGGGGGGCATCGCGACTGCCGCGGACGGCGACGCTGGTGTGTCCCCCGAGAGTGGTGTGTCCCCCGAGGCTGGTGTGCCCACCGAGACCAGCGCGCCCGTTGACGCCGGCGCGTCCACCGAGACCAGCGCGTCCACCGAGACCAGCGTGTCCACAGCGAAGACAGCGAACACAGCGAATTCCGCGAACACCGCGAACCCCGCGACCTCAGTACAAGGAACCGAGACCCATGGCTGA
- a CDS encoding O-sialoglycoprotein endopeptidase, with protein sequence MADEPLVLGIETSCDETGVGIVRGHTLLADAVASSVDEHARFGGVVPEVASRAHLEAMVPTIQRALKEAGVAASDLDGIAVTAGPGLAGALLVGVSAAKAYAYALGKPLYGVNHLASHICVDQLEHGPLPEPTMALLVSGGHSSLLLAPDITSDVRPLGSTIDDAAGEAFDKIARVLNLGFPGGPVIDRIAREGDPDAIAFPRGLTGPRDAAYDFSFSGLKTAVARWIEAKRAAGEEVPVADVSASFQEAVVDVLTRKAVRACKDEGVEHLMIGGGVAANSRLRAMAERRCEDAGLTLRVPRPKLCTDNGAMVAALGAEMVARGRSASAWDLSADSSLPVTDPHVPDPNAHAHAHAHSHSHDHVHELSRKNLYA encoded by the coding sequence ATGGCTGACGAACCCCTCGTCCTCGGCATCGAGACCTCCTGCGACGAGACCGGCGTCGGCATCGTGCGCGGCCACACCCTCCTCGCCGACGCCGTCGCCTCCAGCGTGGACGAGCACGCCCGCTTCGGCGGTGTCGTCCCCGAGGTCGCCAGCCGCGCCCATCTGGAGGCGATGGTCCCCACGATCCAGCGTGCGCTGAAGGAGGCCGGGGTCGCCGCCTCCGACCTCGACGGCATCGCCGTCACCGCGGGCCCCGGGCTCGCGGGCGCGCTGCTGGTCGGCGTCTCGGCCGCCAAGGCGTACGCCTACGCCCTCGGCAAGCCGCTGTACGGCGTCAACCACCTCGCCTCCCACATCTGCGTCGACCAGTTGGAGCACGGGCCGCTGCCCGAGCCGACGATGGCGCTGCTGGTGAGCGGCGGCCACTCCTCGCTGCTCCTCGCGCCCGACATCACCTCCGACGTCCGCCCGCTCGGCTCGACCATCGACGACGCGGCGGGCGAGGCGTTCGACAAGATCGCCCGGGTGCTGAACCTGGGCTTCCCCGGCGGCCCCGTCATCGACCGCATCGCCCGCGAGGGCGATCCGGACGCGATCGCCTTCCCGCGCGGGCTGACCGGTCCGCGGGATGCCGCGTACGACTTCTCCTTCTCGGGGCTGAAGACCGCGGTCGCCCGCTGGATCGAGGCGAAGCGGGCGGCGGGCGAGGAGGTCCCGGTCGCCGATGTCTCGGCCTCCTTCCAGGAGGCGGTCGTGGACGTGCTGACCCGTAAGGCCGTCCGCGCCTGCAAGGACGAGGGCGTGGAGCATCTGATGATCGGCGGTGGCGTCGCCGCCAACTCCCGGCTGCGGGCCATGGCCGAACGCCGCTGCGAGGACGCGGGCCTCACCCTGCGGGTGCCGCGGCCGAAGCTGTGCACGGACAACGGGGCGATGGTCGCGGCGCTGGGCGCGGAGATGGTGGCGCGGGGACGGTCCGCCTCGGCCTGGGACCTGTCGGCGGACTCCTCGCTTCCGGTGACCGACCCGCATGTCCCGGACCCGAACGCGCACGCCCACGCCCACGCCCACTCTCACTCCCACGACCATGTGCACGAGCTGAGCCGGAAGAACCTGTACGCATGA
- a CDS encoding SARP family transcriptional regulator produces the protein MRVGFGVLGPVVAWDADERAIALKGPRHRAVLARLIVARRRVVPVSRLVDDLWTEPPPGAVGAVRTFVAALRRALEPQRPPRTPARLLVTEGPGYALRADADAVDAWRFEQDVSAAATLAPDGALPRLEQALSRWRGPAYAEFADEDWARGERSRLAELRLHAVERQAEARLALGRAAEAVPDLEAHLAEHPWREGAWWALALALYRTGRQGDALAVLRRARTLLVEQLGVDPGPELRRLETDILDQAPHLDPATARGGAAAQVWAEAAAAYDRTVASGARARLESTVGLLRDLSMAGGDGLRTARQQRVAAVAAAEELGDPELTARVIGAYDVPAIWTRLDDPEQAASIVAAAEHTLAALAAGPGVPDEGAPGVEPPGHGAPGRGARGHGAIGPGAPGPKATGQESSDHEAPAHGASGHGAPGHETTVHGTPDHEATGPGAPDHEAPKRAVTGHEGRGHEAPGNEVPSHGTTAHETPTHKATDHKGPAHEDPGHGATGRDTLGHGVPERAVTGHELPSRWAFGHETVGPGSTAPGGNLGAPGHSTLGHGPTGNAVPRHEAVRARLLATIAVESRGGRSERGRQAARQAEEIARRLDDPALLAFALNGVFMQTFDHAGLAPRRDATGAELIALSARHGLVTFEVLGHLIRLQARSALADFASADRHAAAADRLGQRHERPLVSVFTEWYRALRLAATGQAAEAEAAYRDAATRLDGAGMPGLEHGLLPLALLCLRVEQGRPAPTDADLDWGPYAPWARPLVLLARDHRAEAAAALRAVPEPPRDLLLEALWCLTGRAAIAVGDRETMARARTALAPAAAELAGAGSGLLTLGPVSRHLADLAHALR, from the coding sequence ATGCGGGTCGGGTTCGGGGTGCTGGGGCCGGTGGTGGCCTGGGACGCCGACGAGCGCGCCATCGCGTTGAAGGGGCCACGGCACCGCGCGGTGCTGGCCCGGCTGATCGTCGCCCGCCGTCGCGTCGTACCCGTATCCCGGCTGGTCGACGACCTGTGGACGGAGCCGCCCCCGGGGGCGGTGGGCGCGGTGCGTACGTTCGTGGCCGCGCTGCGCCGCGCGCTGGAGCCGCAGCGCCCGCCCCGCACCCCGGCCCGGCTGCTGGTCACCGAGGGGCCCGGATACGCGCTGCGCGCCGATGCGGACGCGGTGGACGCCTGGCGCTTCGAACAGGACGTGTCCGCCGCCGCGACCCTGGCGCCGGACGGCGCGCTGCCCCGGCTGGAGCAGGCACTGAGCCGGTGGCGCGGCCCCGCGTACGCGGAGTTCGCCGACGAGGACTGGGCCCGGGGCGAACGCTCCCGGCTGGCGGAGCTGCGGCTGCACGCCGTCGAACGGCAGGCGGAGGCCCGGCTGGCGCTGGGCCGAGCCGCCGAGGCGGTCCCGGACCTGGAGGCGCATCTGGCCGAACACCCCTGGCGTGAGGGCGCCTGGTGGGCGCTGGCCCTCGCGCTGTACCGCACCGGCCGCCAGGGCGACGCGCTGGCGGTCCTGCGCCGGGCCCGGACGCTGCTGGTCGAGCAACTGGGCGTGGACCCGGGCCCGGAACTGCGCCGCCTGGAGACGGACATCCTCGACCAGGCGCCCCACCTCGACCCCGCCACGGCCCGGGGCGGAGCGGCCGCCCAGGTATGGGCGGAAGCGGCCGCCGCCTACGACCGCACGGTGGCCTCCGGCGCACGGGCCCGTCTGGAGTCCACGGTCGGCCTGCTCCGCGACCTCTCGATGGCGGGGGGCGACGGCCTGCGGACGGCCCGGCAGCAACGCGTGGCCGCCGTCGCGGCGGCGGAGGAACTGGGTGACCCGGAACTGACCGCCCGGGTCATCGGCGCCTACGACGTCCCGGCAATCTGGACCCGCCTGGACGACCCGGAACAGGCGGCGTCGATCGTAGCCGCAGCTGAACACACCTTGGCCGCGCTCGCGGCCGGTCCCGGGGTGCCAGACGAAGGGGCCCCTGGCGTCGAGCCCCCTGGCCACGGAGCGCCCGGTCGTGGGGCGCGTGGCCATGGGGCAATCGGCCCAGGGGCGCCCGGCCCCAAGGCAACCGGCCAGGAGTCCTCAGACCACGAGGCGCCCGCTCACGGGGCCTCCGGCCATGGGGCGCCCGGCCATGAGACAACTGTGCACGGGACGCCCGATCACGAGGCAACCGGCCCCGGCGCGCCCGACCACGAAGCGCCGAAGCGCGCGGTGACCGGGCATGAGGGCCGCGGTCACGAGGCGCCAGGCAACGAGGTCCCCAGCCATGGGACAACCGCTCACGAGACCCCCACCCACAAGGCAACGGATCACAAGGGCCCTGCTCACGAGGACCCCGGCCACGGGGCAACCGGCCGCGACACGCTTGGCCACGGCGTGCCGGAGCGCGCGGTGACCGGGCATGAGTTGCCCAGCCGCTGGGCCTTCGGCCACGAGACCGTCGGGCCCGGGAGCACCGCCCCTGGGGGGAACCTCGGCGCGCCCGGCCACAGCACGCTCGGGCACGGCCCTACGGGCAACGCAGTCCCGCGTCATGAGGCGGTGCGGGCGCGGCTGTTGGCCACGATTGCCGTCGAGTCGCGTGGCGGTCGTTCCGAACGTGGCCGCCAAGCAGCCCGGCAGGCCGAGGAGATCGCCCGGCGGCTGGATGATCCCGCGCTGCTGGCGTTCGCCCTCAACGGCGTCTTCATGCAGACCTTCGACCACGCGGGGCTGGCCCCGCGCCGGGACGCGACCGGAGCCGAGCTGATCGCCCTGTCGGCCCGGCACGGCCTGGTCACCTTCGAGGTACTCGGCCATCTCATCCGGCTCCAGGCCCGCAGCGCGCTCGCGGACTTCGCGTCGGCCGACCGGCACGCGGCCGCCGCCGACCGTCTGGGCCAGCGCCATGAGCGGCCGCTGGTAAGCGTGTTCACCGAGTGGTACCGGGCACTACGGCTGGCCGCGACGGGGCAGGCGGCCGAGGCCGAGGCGGCCTACCGGGACGCGGCCACACGGCTGGACGGCGCCGGGATGCCCGGTCTGGAACACGGTCTGCTGCCGCTCGCGCTGCTCTGCCTGCGCGTGGAACAAGGGCGGCCCGCCCCGACCGACGCGGACCTCGACTGGGGGCCGTACGCGCCCTGGGCCCGCCCGCTGGTGCTGCTGGCCCGGGACCACCGCGCCGAGGCCGCGGCGGCGCTGCGCGCGGTCCCGGAGCCGCCCCGCGATCTGCTGCTGGAGGCCCTGTGGTGTCTCACCGGCCGGGCGGCCATCGCCGTCGGCGACCGCGAGACGATGGCGCGCGCCCGCACCGCCCTTGCCCCGGCGGCGGCCGAGCTGGCCGGGGCGGGCAGCGGACTGCTCACCCTGGGCCCGGTCTCCCGGCACCTCGCCGATCTCGCCCATGCCCTCCGGTGA
- a CDS encoding alpha/beta hydrolase — MGLLIPGFDYRRVPVADGVSLNAAVAGSGSPLVLLHGFPQTHLMWRHVAADLAADHTVICPDLRGYGASDKPAADTDATADTDADADADADAATNADVAAYAKRTMAADIVALARALGHDRFALAGHDRGALVAFRAGLDHPAAITHLACLDVLPTLDMWDVMRGTTAAVGFHLYLMAQPPGLPERMIAACPDDFFGHFLDLWAGDPGAIPAEVRTAYLDACRAAVPSIVADYRASAGVDVDHDRADRDAGRRLTMPVTVLQQDWGAALGYDAAAVWRAWADDLEHHTVGYGHFMAEEAPADFAEHLRELLAR; from the coding sequence ATGGGCCTTCTCATCCCCGGCTTCGACTACCGGCGCGTCCCCGTCGCCGACGGCGTGTCCCTGAACGCGGCCGTCGCGGGCTCGGGCAGTCCCCTCGTGCTGCTGCACGGCTTCCCGCAGACCCACCTGATGTGGCGGCATGTCGCCGCCGACCTCGCGGCCGACCACACCGTGATCTGCCCCGACCTGCGCGGCTACGGCGCCAGCGACAAACCGGCCGCCGACACCGACGCCACTGCCGACACCGATGCCGATGCCGATGCCGATGCCGACGCCGCCACCAATGCCGACGTCGCCGCCTACGCCAAGCGCACCATGGCCGCCGACATCGTCGCCCTGGCCCGCGCCCTCGGCCATGACCGCTTCGCCCTGGCCGGGCATGACCGCGGCGCCCTGGTCGCCTTCCGGGCGGGCCTCGACCACCCCGCCGCGATCACCCATCTCGCCTGCCTGGACGTGCTGCCGACCCTCGACATGTGGGACGTGATGCGCGGCACCACCGCCGCGGTCGGCTTCCACCTCTATCTGATGGCCCAGCCCCCGGGGCTGCCCGAGCGGATGATCGCTGCCTGCCCCGACGACTTCTTCGGCCACTTCCTGGACCTGTGGGCGGGCGACCCGGGAGCCATCCCCGCCGAGGTCCGCACCGCTTATCTGGACGCCTGCCGCGCCGCGGTGCCCTCGATCGTGGCCGACTACCGCGCCTCCGCCGGTGTCGACGTCGACCACGACCGGGCCGACCGGGACGCCGGGCGCCGGCTGACGATGCCGGTCACCGTGCTCCAGCAGGACTGGGGCGCCGCCCTCGGCTATGACGCGGCGGCGGTGTGGCGTGCCTGGGCCGACGACCTGGAGCACCACACCGTGGGCTACGGCCACTTCATGGCCGAGGAGGCACCCGCCGACTTCGCCGAGCACCTGCGGGAGCTGCTCGCCCGCTAG
- a CDS encoding polysaccharide deacetylase: MDNQLFDYSPIVEREPIHWPDGARVAFYVGLNVEHYQVDRPSTSIFADTRALAPDPLNYGWRDYGPRVGIWRLIESLDRHQVRASVMLNSDVAERYPQIIRAGRERNWVWAAHGKNNSILQADMSPEEERAYLTEVIDTIEKATGSRPRGWLGPALTETFRTPELLAELGLRYVLDWANDDQPYRLNVPGMLSVPYSIEVNDVQMFVGKSLSGPDFVRIVKDQLDQLYADAATSGRVMSLVLHPFVINQPFRHKYVDQALEYVVNHPGVWVTTSDEIAEHYAGTAVTA; encoded by the coding sequence ATGGACAACCAGCTCTTCGACTACAGCCCCATCGTCGAGCGCGAACCGATCCACTGGCCGGACGGCGCCCGCGTGGCCTTCTACGTCGGGCTGAACGTCGAGCACTACCAGGTCGACCGCCCCTCGACCAGTATCTTCGCCGACACCAGGGCGCTGGCGCCCGACCCGCTCAACTACGGGTGGCGGGACTACGGGCCCCGGGTGGGCATCTGGCGGCTGATCGAGAGCCTGGACCGGCACCAGGTGCGGGCGAGCGTGATGCTCAACTCCGACGTCGCCGAGCGCTACCCCCAGATCATCCGGGCCGGCCGCGAGCGGAACTGGGTGTGGGCGGCGCACGGCAAGAACAACTCGATCCTCCAGGCGGACATGTCCCCCGAGGAGGAACGCGCCTACCTCACCGAGGTGATCGACACCATCGAGAAGGCCACCGGCAGCAGGCCGCGCGGCTGGCTGGGACCGGCGCTGACCGAGACCTTCCGCACCCCGGAACTCCTGGCCGAGCTGGGGCTGAGGTACGTGCTGGACTGGGCCAACGACGACCAGCCGTACCGGCTGAACGTGCCGGGCATGCTGAGCGTGCCGTATTCGATCGAGGTCAACGACGTCCAGATGTTCGTGGGCAAGAGCCTCAGCGGGCCGGATTTCGTCCGGATCGTCAAGGACCAGTTGGACCAGCTCTACGCCGACGCGGCCACCAGCGGCCGGGTGATGTCCCTGGTGCTGCACCCGTTCGTGATCAACCAGCCGTTCCGGCACAAGTACGTGGACCAGGCGCTGGAGTACGTCGTGAACCACCCCGGGGTGTGGGTGACGACCAGCGACGAGATCGCCGAGCACTACGCCGGGACGGCGGTGACGGCGTGA
- a CDS encoding N-acetyltransferase, with translation MSGGRCRGRGVTVGSMEPTRTDLDLDAYLARIGWTGDRRPAPTAETLRAVHRAHLTSIPFENLEPLLGSAPSLALPDLEAKLVRSRRGGYCYEHNTLLTAALTALGFGVTGLSGRVRVGAAPGAVRPRTHMLLLVEIPGEERRYVADVGFGSIGSLLEAVPLVAGTEFHDGPRRHRYVREPHPGGLEDLWVFQAFLDGSWQDQYAFTREPCHASDYVVINWYVATSPRSPFQHSLYVQRTTLDRHLSLSGRTLVETGSDGTRKERQLADGDEVLGVLAADFCIELPPDTVLPG, from the coding sequence ATGAGCGGAGGCCGGTGCCGGGGCCGCGGCGTTACGGTCGGCAGTATGGAACCGACCCGCACCGACCTCGATCTTGACGCCTATCTGGCCCGTATCGGCTGGACGGGCGACCGGCGCCCCGCGCCCACCGCGGAGACGCTGCGGGCGGTGCATCGGGCACACCTCACGTCCATCCCGTTCGAGAACCTCGAGCCCCTCCTCGGCTCGGCCCCCTCTCTCGCCCTCCCCGACCTCGAGGCCAAGCTGGTCCGCAGTCGGCGCGGCGGTTACTGCTACGAGCACAACACGCTGCTGACCGCCGCCCTCACCGCGCTCGGCTTCGGCGTCACCGGCCTCTCCGGCCGGGTCCGGGTCGGAGCGGCCCCCGGGGCGGTCCGTCCGCGCACCCACATGCTGCTGCTGGTCGAGATCCCGGGCGAGGAGCGGCGTTATGTGGCCGATGTGGGCTTCGGCAGCATCGGCAGCCTCCTGGAGGCCGTGCCGCTCGTGGCCGGCACCGAGTTCCACGACGGCCCCCGCCGCCATCGCTACGTCCGCGAGCCGCACCCCGGGGGGCTGGAGGACCTGTGGGTGTTCCAGGCGTTCCTCGACGGCTCCTGGCAGGACCAGTACGCCTTCACCCGGGAGCCCTGCCACGCGTCCGACTACGTGGTGATCAACTGGTACGTCGCCACCAGCCCGCGTTCGCCCTTCCAGCACAGCCTCTACGTCCAGCGCACCACCCTGGACCGCCATCTCTCCCTGTCCGGGCGGACCCTGGTCGAGACCGGCTCCGACGGCACCCGTAAGGAGCGCCAACTCGCCGACGGCGACGAGGTGCTGGGCGTTCTCGCCGCCGACTTTTGCATCGAATTGCCCCCGGACACGGTCCTGCCGGGCTGA